In Polaribacter pacificus, the genomic window CCATTATTGTGACCTCTCGATTGATTGAGTTTGATTTAAAAAATGAAATCTACCAGCAGTACCAAAGGCTGTCTGTGAATTTTTATAAAAAAAATCGAACGGGTGATTTAATGAATCGAATTAGTGAAGACGTTTCTAAAGTTCGGATGTATTTTGGCCCTGCAATTATGTACAGCATGAACATGCTGGTTTTGTTTGCTGTTGGATTTTATCAAATGATTAAAATTGATGCAAAACTAACACTCTATACGCTGATTCCATTTCCTATATTGTCTGTTTCTATTTTTATCTTAAGTAAGGTCATCAATAAAAAAAGCAATATCGTTCAGCAGTTTTTATCAAAACTAACCACCTTTAATCAAGAGTTCTTCTCAGGTATAAACGTGGTAAAATCATATGGTATTGAACCTTCTATTATCAAGAATTTTGATGAATTAGCAAATCAGAGTAAAGAAAAAAACATCGATTTATACAAAACGCAGGCTGTTTTTTTTCCGATGATGATTTTATTAATTGGAGTGAGCAACCTGATTGTTATTTATGTGGGTGGAAAACAGTACATCGCTGGTGAAATCCAGATTGGAGTCATCGCTGAGTTTATGCTTTATGTTAATATTCTAACCTGGCCGGTTGCTATTGTTGGCTGGGTAACTTCTATGGTGCAGCAAGCTGAAGCTTCTCAACAAAGAATCAATGAATTTTTAAAAGAGCAACCAGAAATTGTTAATAACACCAAAGAAAATACAGAAGTTGTTGGAGCAGTTACCTTTAAAAATGTTAGCTTAACCTATGATGACACCAACATTACAGCACTTAAAAACATTAGTTTTAAAGTTAATGCAGGTGAAACAATTGCCATTTTAGGAAATACAGGGTCTGGTAAATCGAGTATCGTTAATTTAATTGCTCGTTTGTATGACGTCAGCAATGGAGAGGTTTTAATTGATGGCACCCCTATCAAACAAGTAAATCTTACAGATTTAAGAAGTTCAATCGGTTTTGTTCCTCAGGACCCTTTCTTGTTTTCTGACACCATAGAAAACAATATTAAATTTGGGAAAGAAGACGCAAGCAAAGAAGAAATTATAGCTGCGGCAAAAGGCGCTGTGATTCACGATAATATTATGGGCTTTAAAAACGAATACCAAACCATACTTGGTGAGCGTGGCGTAACCTTATCAGGTGGACAAAAACAGCGGGTCTCTATTGCTAGGGTTATCATTAAAGATCCTAAAATATTAATTTTTGACGACTGTTTATCCGCAGTTGATACAGAAACTGAAGAACAAATATTAGCAAACCTAAACAAGGTCTCTAAAAACAAGACAACCTTTATCATAAGTCATCGTGTTTCATCAGCAAAGAATGCAGACAAAATTATCGTGCTAAATGAAGGTAGTATTATTCAGCAAGGATCTCATAATCAACTAATAGCAGTAGATGGTTATTATAAAGAAATGTACGAACAACAACTTTTAGAAAAAGAAAGTTAAGGTTTCGTTAGAAAAAGTAAAATATTTTTTTAGATTTGTTCAGCAAATAAAAAAAATTATAATTTTATTGTACCGATTATTATGGCAGAGAGAACAGAGAGAACAGAAAGAACCGAACAGGAAGAAATTTTTTCTCAAGTATTAAGAGCAGGAAGAAGAACCTATTTTTTTGATGTACGATCAACAAAAGCAGATGACTACTATTTAACTGTCACAGAAAGTAAGAAATTTACACATGATGATGGGTCTTTTCACTATCAAAAACATAAAATCTACTTGTACAAAGAAGACTTTACTGAATTTAACGAAATGCTGCAGGCAGCTACACGTTTTATTTTAAATGAAAAAGGCGAAGAGGTGATCAGCGAAAGACACCAAAAAGATTATAAAAAAGAAGAAACAACTACCGAGGATAAAACACCAACCTCAACAGACAGTTTTACAGATGTCTCTTTTGATGACATTTAATATTCAAATAATTTCTCACACTAAAAAAAGCTATCAAATTCTGATAGCTTTTTTTTATGATAAAACCTTTTTCATTACCAAAGATTTGGCAACTGTCTCCTCCCATTCTTTTTCTGGATCACTCTCTTGAGTAATTCCTCCACCAATATACAGATTTGCTATATCGCCAGAAAGCTCCATACAGCGCAAATTAACATAGAGTTCTGACTGTAAATCAGAGGTGTTTAACAATCCTAAAAAGCCACTGTAATACTTTCGATTATTAGCCTCCTGGCTAAGAATAAACTGCTTGGCTTTATCTCTTGGTAAGCCACAAACAGCAGGAGTGGGATGTAGCTTTTCTATCAGTGTTTTAACCACAGGCAAGCCTTTTAAAACTTCTCCATGTATCTTGGTTCTCAGATGCAGTAAGTTTCCTGCTTTGGCTGTTTGAACCTCACCTATAGACAAAGAAGAACTCACTGGATATAATTGCTCTTGAATAAACTGCGTAACTAATAACTGCTCTTCTTTTTCTTTTGCTCCCCAATCTATATGATCAAGTGATTCACTTATCTGCTGGGTTCCTGCTAAAGACATGGTTTCAAAATAGGCCTCATTAATCTTTACAAGTGTTTCTGGACTGGCACCCATCCACAAACCAGTTTTTGGATGAAACCATGCATATACAAAAGCATTGGTATACCGACTTGTCATCTGAGAAAAGACATCTTCTAGATTAAAGTTGGTTAGCGCAACTGATTCTTTTCTTGCCAAAACCACCTTTTTAAAATCACCTAAACCTATCTGATTAATTCCTTTTTGAACCAGTTGAACATGAGTTTCCTTCTCTTTTTCTAAAGATTTTGAAATAATATTAGGGCACTCAATAATTTCTTTTGGAGTCCACGGTGCAACAAATAGATCTGCTTTATCAAAAGGTATAAAAAACACGTCCTCTTGTGTGTTAAAGGGTGCAAATACAAAACCTTTTTCACTATAGTCAACACAGGTATATGTTTTTGCATCCAGCTGAAACAAGCCAGATACAGTATTAGCATCTGGCTGTTTATACAACACAAAAGGCTGCTGCTTTTGCAAATGATCTTTGGCTTTTTCTATAATTGTTTTCAATCGATGCTTTTTAATAATTGTTCTTTAATACTTTCAAATTCACTCCAAATTAACCCGTGTCCAGCCTCAACTATGGTTTTTAACTGCACTTGCGCTTTTGGAAATTGCTTTTTTAATGCCAAAGAATTGCCATAAGGTACAATTTGATCAGAATCTCCCTGGATACAGACAATAGAGTTTGGATTTAGTGTCCAATTGTTTTCAAACGTTTTTAGATCTTCACCATGAGTTAACTTTTCTAATGAAGCCATTTTCCAAATATGTGGAACCAACCAACGGGTAAGCTTCCATTGATAAAATTTAATCGGCCAAGGCACCAGCTCTTCTTTACTATAAACTGCTGGAGCCAATAAAACAATTTTCTTTAATGGAATTTGAAGCGACAAAGCTACAGGTCCTCCATATGAGTATCCAACAACAACTGTATTTTTTTGAGGTAACTCTCCTAATAAATTAATTAATAGATCTCTTTCAAAAGCAATGGATGCTTGAGTGGAACTTGAATCCTTGTAGTTGTATCCCACCCGATCGTATGCTAGTAAGTTTGCTCTTGCATTAAGCGTAGAATCTGATAAATAGGCCTTAAAGTCTGATGAAGACCCCGGTGTTCCATGAACAAAAACCATTGTTGGCAAAAGCGTATCAATCTCTTTTTGCATTGCTAACACCCTGTAAGTAGATCCTTGAAAGGTTTTCTTAAAAATTGTAGGTTCAGTCATAGTTCCTTTAAAACTGGCAAGAAGTTTATCATCTGATTTGGGCTGAGAAAAATAAATAAAAACCAAATACAAAATCAAAAATGCAGCTATAACCAGATATGCAAGCAACTTAAGAGTTTTTTTCAGTCGCTTCATGTTTATCTGTTCTTCTGCAAAACGATGTTGGTCAGTTTTGAAATTGCAATTAATTGCCCTTCTTCATCTACTACGCGAATCTCCCATAAATGAGTTGTTCTTCCTTTGTGAATGATTTTTGCAATGGCAGTCACCATACCTTCTCTTTTACTCTTCAGGTGATTGATAGATAAATTGATCCCATTGACATATTGAGTTTCACTATCGATAAAAAAATTAGAAGCCGCACTCCCTACACTCTCAGCCAAAGCTGCAGTTGCACCTCCATGAAGTTGACCTAAAGGTTGATGAACTCTAGGATTAACAGGCATTTGTGCTGTCAAAAAATCATCACCAATATCTGTATAAACAATCTCTAAGGTTTCCATTAAGCTGTTTTTTGCACGATCGTTAAACCGTTTTAACAAGGTAGTTTTATCCAACATTCTATTGTATTTTAACGTAAAAATACACATAATTTATTGTATTTTTGCAGCTCCGAAAGAAGTAATTGCCCATGTATAAAATACGCGTTATCCTTGATAGCAAAGAAGATGTTATCAGAACCATTTCTGTAAACAACAACTTCAATTTAGAAGAGCTACACACAACCATTGCAGCAGCTTTTGGTTTTAATGGTCAAGAAATGGCTTCTTTTTACAGAACTGATCAAGAATGGAATCAAGGAGAAGAAATTCCTCTTTTTAACATGTCTGAGTTTGGTGATGCAATTTCTATGAAAACTTGCACTTTAAACGAAACTCTTGAGGCAGTTAACGACAAGCTTATCTATGTCTATGACTTTTTAAATCTATGGACTTTTTATGTTGATGTCGTTGAAATTAACAACGAAGTACTTGAGGCTAGCACAATTATTTTATCTGTAGGTGAAATTCCAGAAACAGCACCCGAAAAAGAATTTGTTGCTGAGCGCTTATCTGACGAAGGATTTGATGATGATGACGATCTTTTAGACAACGATCTCTTTGATTCTTTGGATGATTATGATTTTGAAAATTATTAAACCCCTCTAAACCTCATCCAAATTACCTCAAGAATACAAAGGTCAATTTTTATCTTTCTGTAACAATTGCGTATCTTGTTCGTCGAATACTATATCGACTAAAACAAATTCTTTGGAAACAATCTTATCACTTAAAAATTTAGACAAAAAATTTGGACCCGTTCACGCTGTTAATAACCTTTCTTTTGATATTCAAAAAGGAAATGTTTACGGTATTCTTGGCCCAAATGGAAGTGGAAAATCAACCACACTTGGCATTATCTTAAATGTTGTAAATAAAACCTCTGGAAGCTTCAGTTGGTTTGACGGAGGGCTATCAACCCATGAAGCCTTAAAAAAAGTTGGCGCCATTATAGAGCGACCTAACTTTTACCCATATATGACGGCTGCACAAAATTTAAACCTCATTTGTAAAATAAAGGGGGTTTCTTCTGTAAAAATTGAAGAAAAACTTAAAGCCGTTAATTTATTTGACCGTAGAAACAGCAAATTTAGCACCTACTCCTTAGGGATGAAACAACGACTGGCTATTGCCTCTGCCTTGTTAAACGATCCTGAAATATTAATATTGGATGAACCTACCAATGGATTAGACCCTCAAGGTATTCACGAAATTAGACAAATCATTAAAGACATTGCTGCTACAGGCACAACCATCCTTCTTGCATCGCATCTACTTGATGAAGTTGAAAAAGTATGTAGCCATGTTGTGGTGATTAGAAATGGTATTAAATTGTATGCTGGTCGTGTGGATGAAATGACAGCATCAAAAGGATTGTTTGAACTAAAGGTTGATGACAATGAAGAAAAACTCTTAAGCCTTTTAGAAAGCAACGAAGCCATTGGGTCTGTAAAAACAGATAATGGAGTTATCATCGCTACTATTATAGAAGACATCACAGCTTCAGAATTAAACAGCTTTTTATTTAAAAACGATATTGTTGTATCGCATTTGGTAAAACGTAAGCCTAGCTTAGAACAACAGTTCTTAGACCTGACCAAAAACAACTAATCAACTAAAAAATCACCACCATGTTTAGATTGCTAAATATTGAATTTCATAAATTAAAATACAACCGAGCAAGTAAAGTTCTTTCCATTATTTATTTTGCTTTATTAACCTCGATTGCACTAATAGCCGCTATCAAATTTGATATTGGCGTAATTAAGTTTCACTTGGCAGATCAAGGAATCTTTAACTTTCCTTATATCTGGCACTTTAACACTTATGTAGCAGCTATCTTTAAATTCTTCTTGCTCTTGGTCATCGTTTCTATGATGGCTAATGAATATAGCAACAAGACCTTAAAGCAAAACTTAATAGACGGTTTGAGCAAAAAAGAATTCATCCTATCTAAGTTTTATACCGTTGTTGCTTTTGCATTTATTTCGACCCTTTTTGTGTTTGCAGTTTCTTTAATCTTGGGGTTAATTTATTCTGATTTTAACGAACTCAGTATCATTTTCTCAGAACTCGAGTACTTGTTAGCATTTTTTATAAAGCTAGTCGGCTTTTTTAGCTTCGGTCTGTTTTTAGGGATCTTAGTGAAGCGTTCAGCTTTTGCTGTGGGTGCAATGTTAATCTGGTTAATCATAGAAAGCATATTTAAAGGCTATTTGTATTGGAGCCTACGTGATGTAGACAATACTTCTGAGAGAGTTTCTAATATTATGCAATTCTTGCCTTTAGAGGCCATGGCTAATTTAATTAAAGAACCTGCCACAAGACTTGGTGCTGTTAAGTCTATCGCCAATCAAATTGGAGAGGACGTCAGCAAAGATTTTTCGGTACAATTTACCGATGTGTTTATAGTCATTGCTTGGACTGCAATCTTTATCTATTTATCTTATGCACTCCTTAAAAAGAGAGACTTGTAAAACAGTTTCATAAAAGAATTTAAATACAGATATTTTTATAAAAAGTATCTGTATTTTTGTTGTATGCAATTTAAATTAGAATCTAAATTCAAACCCACCGGCGATCAACCTGCTGCCATTAAGCAGCTTACCG contains:
- a CDS encoding ABC transporter ATP-binding protein, whose product is MKALQYLNKYFYKYKYRLLLGIFITIVSKFLALEIPQIIRNSFNSIEDYKLGKITDVDEVKHQLLINILIIVGVALVAGFLTFLMRQTIIVTSRLIEFDLKNEIYQQYQRLSVNFYKKNRTGDLMNRISEDVSKVRMYFGPAIMYSMNMLVLFAVGFYQMIKIDAKLTLYTLIPFPILSVSIFILSKVINKKSNIVQQFLSKLTTFNQEFFSGINVVKSYGIEPSIIKNFDELANQSKEKNIDLYKTQAVFFPMMILLIGVSNLIVIYVGGKQYIAGEIQIGVIAEFMLYVNILTWPVAIVGWVTSMVQQAEASQQRINEFLKEQPEIVNNTKENTEVVGAVTFKNVSLTYDDTNITALKNISFKVNAGETIAILGNTGSGKSSIVNLIARLYDVSNGEVLIDGTPIKQVNLTDLRSSIGFVPQDPFLFSDTIENNIKFGKEDASKEEIIAAAKGAVIHDNIMGFKNEYQTILGERGVTLSGGQKQRVSIARVIIKDPKILIFDDCLSAVDTETEEQILANLNKVSKNKTTFIISHRVSSAKNADKIIVLNEGSIIQQGSHNQLIAVDGYYKEMYEQQLLEKES
- a CDS encoding PUR family DNA/RNA-binding protein, whose amino-acid sequence is MAERTERTERTEQEEIFSQVLRAGRRTYFFDVRSTKADDYYLTVTESKKFTHDDGSFHYQKHKIYLYKEDFTEFNEMLQAATRFILNEKGEEVISERHQKDYKKEETTTEDKTPTSTDSFTDVSFDDI
- a CDS encoding isochorismate synthase, yielding MKTIIEKAKDHLQKQQPFVLYKQPDANTVSGLFQLDAKTYTCVDYSEKGFVFAPFNTQEDVFFIPFDKADLFVAPWTPKEIIECPNIISKSLEKEKETHVQLVQKGINQIGLGDFKKVVLARKESVALTNFNLEDVFSQMTSRYTNAFVYAWFHPKTGLWMGASPETLVKINEAYFETMSLAGTQQISESLDHIDWGAKEKEEQLLVTQFIQEQLYPVSSSLSIGEVQTAKAGNLLHLRTKIHGEVLKGLPVVKTLIEKLHPTPAVCGLPRDKAKQFILSQEANNRKYYSGFLGLLNTSDLQSELYVNLRCMELSGDIANLYIGGGITQESDPEKEWEETVAKSLVMKKVLS
- a CDS encoding alpha/beta fold hydrolase, which produces MKRLKKTLKLLAYLVIAAFLILYLVFIYFSQPKSDDKLLASFKGTMTEPTIFKKTFQGSTYRVLAMQKEIDTLLPTMVFVHGTPGSSSDFKAYLSDSTLNARANLLAYDRVGYNYKDSSSTQASIAFERDLLINLLGELPQKNTVVVGYSYGGPVALSLQIPLKKIVLLAPAVYSKEELVPWPIKFYQWKLTRWLVPHIWKMASLEKLTHGEDLKTFENNWTLNPNSIVCIQGDSDQIVPYGNSLALKKQFPKAQVQLKTIVEAGHGLIWSEFESIKEQLLKSID
- a CDS encoding PaaI family thioesterase, with the protein product MCIFTLKYNRMLDKTTLLKRFNDRAKNSLMETLEIVYTDIGDDFLTAQMPVNPRVHQPLGQLHGGATAALAESVGSAASNFFIDSETQYVNGINLSINHLKSKREGMVTAIAKIIHKGRTTHLWEIRVVDEEGQLIAISKLTNIVLQKNR
- a CDS encoding IS1096 element passenger TnpR family protein; this translates as MYKIRVILDSKEDVIRTISVNNNFNLEELHTTIAAAFGFNGQEMASFYRTDQEWNQGEEIPLFNMSEFGDAISMKTCTLNETLEAVNDKLIYVYDFLNLWTFYVDVVEINNEVLEASTIILSVGEIPETAPEKEFVAERLSDEGFDDDDDLLDNDLFDSLDDYDFENY
- a CDS encoding ABC transporter ATP-binding protein, coding for METILSLKNLDKKFGPVHAVNNLSFDIQKGNVYGILGPNGSGKSTTLGIILNVVNKTSGSFSWFDGGLSTHEALKKVGAIIERPNFYPYMTAAQNLNLICKIKGVSSVKIEEKLKAVNLFDRRNSKFSTYSLGMKQRLAIASALLNDPEILILDEPTNGLDPQGIHEIRQIIKDIAATGTTILLASHLLDEVEKVCSHVVVIRNGIKLYAGRVDEMTASKGLFELKVDDNEEKLLSLLESNEAIGSVKTDNGVIIATIIEDITASELNSFLFKNDIVVSHLVKRKPSLEQQFLDLTKNN
- a CDS encoding ABC transporter permease, whose translation is MFRLLNIEFHKLKYNRASKVLSIIYFALLTSIALIAAIKFDIGVIKFHLADQGIFNFPYIWHFNTYVAAIFKFFLLLVIVSMMANEYSNKTLKQNLIDGLSKKEFILSKFYTVVAFAFISTLFVFAVSLILGLIYSDFNELSIIFSELEYLLAFFIKLVGFFSFGLFLGILVKRSAFAVGAMLIWLIIESIFKGYLYWSLRDVDNTSERVSNIMQFLPLEAMANLIKEPATRLGAVKSIANQIGEDVSKDFSVQFTDVFIVIAWTAIFIYLSYALLKKRDL